In Haloarchaeobius litoreus, the following are encoded in one genomic region:
- a CDS encoding adenine phosphoribosyltransferase produces the protein MDALERSVHEAPVIDRNGRPYLVHPISNGIPTLDPHLVREVVNGICQVADLADADVIATPVTMGVHVSTAVSLVSDIPLVVIRDRQYGFDDEYAFDAGDDRLYLNDVEEGDDVLVLDDLTNTGAFVAAITEALEEVGANVVDVVTVIRRVESEPVPMGHEVKSLLDVRVSEDGVEIVD, from the coding sequence ATGGACGCCCTCGAACGCTCGGTCCACGAGGCCCCAGTCATCGACCGGAACGGACGGCCGTACCTCGTCCACCCCATCAGCAACGGCATCCCGACACTCGATCCGCACCTCGTCCGCGAGGTCGTCAACGGCATCTGCCAGGTGGCAGACCTCGCCGACGCTGACGTCATCGCGACGCCGGTGACGATGGGCGTCCACGTCTCGACGGCGGTGTCGCTCGTCTCGGACATCCCGCTGGTGGTCATCCGCGACCGGCAGTACGGCTTCGACGACGAGTACGCCTTCGACGCGGGCGACGACCGCCTCTACCTGAACGACGTCGAGGAAGGCGACGACGTGCTCGTGCTCGACGACCTGACGAACACGGGTGCGTTCGTCGCGGCCATCACGGAGGCACTGGAGGAGGTCGGCGCGAACGTCGTCGACGTGGTGACGGTCATCCGGCGCGTGGAGTCCGAGCCGGTGCCGATGGGCCACGAGGTCAAGAGCCTGCTCGACGTGCGCGTGAGCGAGGACGGCGTCGAGATCGTCGACTGA
- the trpE gene encoding anthranilate synthase component I — MNDAGFTLTPDRDTFCDLVDATATADRPAVVRAQTTLDVDSSPLGAYAALSGETEHSFLLESAEKTASSDPDGAFRPDDGDRHARYSFVGYDPAAVVSITENETTVDVCDERYAGLVDPDGDDTLDTLRSAMPDAEPVGFPDTERQQLDGGLVGFLGYESVYDLFLDEVGLDRPDSDVPDAEFVLTTKTLVFDHHADEVSLVVTPVVRDDEDAGAVYDSLVAEAEYVAGVLAAAADPDPGGFVRTGETAGSREAYERAVGHAKEHVLDGDIYQGVISRTRELVGDCDPLGLYAALRDVNPSPYMYLLAHGDRHVVGASPETLVSVGGGRVTSNPIAGTCRRGDSPVEDRRLAGEMLADDKERAEHTMLVDLARNDVRRVSEPGTVRVEEFMNVLKYSHVQHIESTVTGALAADADAFDATRAAFPAGTLTGAPKVRAMEIIDELEDDPRGLYGGGVGYYSWTGDADVAIVIRTATVERGAAADGQDRVRVRAGAGIVADSDPGAEYEETESKMDGVLTALRRIEREPEEPVPEVPR, encoded by the coding sequence ATGAACGACGCCGGTTTTACGCTGACACCCGACCGCGACACATTCTGCGACCTCGTCGACGCGACCGCCACCGCCGACCGACCGGCGGTCGTGCGCGCACAGACGACGCTCGACGTGGACAGCTCGCCACTGGGCGCGTACGCCGCGCTGTCGGGCGAGACCGAGCACTCGTTCCTGCTGGAGAGCGCGGAGAAGACCGCCTCCAGCGACCCCGACGGCGCGTTCCGGCCCGACGACGGCGACCGTCACGCGCGCTACTCGTTCGTCGGCTACGACCCCGCCGCGGTGGTGTCGATAACCGAGAACGAGACCACGGTCGACGTCTGCGACGAGCGGTATGCGGGACTCGTCGACCCGGACGGTGACGACACGCTCGACACGCTCCGGTCGGCGATGCCCGACGCCGAACCCGTCGGCTTCCCCGACACCGAGCGCCAGCAGCTCGACGGCGGCCTCGTCGGTTTCCTGGGCTACGAGTCCGTCTACGACCTCTTCCTGGACGAGGTCGGCCTCGACAGGCCGGACTCCGACGTGCCCGACGCCGAGTTCGTCCTGACGACGAAGACGCTCGTCTTCGACCACCACGCCGACGAGGTGTCCCTGGTCGTCACGCCGGTCGTCCGCGACGACGAGGATGCCGGTGCCGTCTACGATTCGCTCGTCGCCGAGGCCGAGTACGTCGCTGGCGTGCTCGCGGCCGCCGCCGACCCGGACCCCGGTGGCTTCGTCCGCACCGGTGAGACGGCCGGCTCGCGCGAGGCGTACGAGCGTGCGGTCGGGCACGCGAAGGAGCACGTCCTCGACGGCGACATCTACCAGGGTGTGATCTCCCGGACCCGCGAGCTCGTCGGGGACTGCGACCCGCTCGGGCTGTACGCCGCGCTCCGTGACGTGAACCCGTCGCCGTACATGTACCTGCTCGCCCACGGCGACCGCCACGTCGTCGGCGCGAGCCCGGAGACGCTGGTCTCCGTCGGTGGCGGCCGCGTCACGTCGAACCCCATCGCGGGCACCTGCCGACGCGGCGACAGCCCCGTCGAGGACCGTCGCCTGGCGGGCGAGATGCTCGCCGACGACAAGGAGCGCGCCGAGCACACGATGCTCGTCGACCTCGCGCGCAACGACGTGCGCCGCGTCTCCGAGCCGGGAACCGTCCGCGTCGAGGAGTTCATGAACGTCCTGAAGTACAGCCACGTCCAGCACATCGAGTCCACCGTGACGGGCGCGCTCGCTGCCGATGCCGACGCGTTCGACGCCACGCGCGCCGCCTTCCCCGCCGGGACGCTCACCGGCGCGCCGAAGGTCCGCGCGATGGAGATCATCGACGAACTTGAGGACGACCCCCGCGGCCTCTACGGCGGCGGCGTCGGCTACTACTCCTGGACCGGCGACGCCGACGTGGCCATCGTCATCCGCACCGCGACGGTCGAACGTGGCGCGGCCGCGGACGGGCAGGACCGCGTTCGGGTCCGTGCGGGCGCGGGCATCGTCGCCGACAGCGACCCCGGTGCGGAGTACGAGGAGACCGAGTCCAAGATGGACGGCGTGCTGACCGCGCTCCGGCGCATCGAGCGCGAACCCGAGGAGCCCGTCCCGGAGGTGCCCCGATGA
- a CDS encoding CBS domain-containing protein: MDISDIATEEFIEVDVKTRLGKVRSLFERENPKGIIVTRDGEYDAVLTEREIIQSHVEDDAKVAALVKPSRNAPAPKVERYEDIRETARVLVEGGVKVAPVFEGDNLWGIVTADAILEAVIENLDALDVGQIYSDDPVTVNDSDGLGTVVNLLREHGISRLPVLDDSGGLTGVVTTHDVADVVIRGMTKSTRGERAGDTDRMLDIPVYDIMTSPVQTTTLGESVEEAVSRMLEDDLGGLVVVDPEDDDRVVGVVTKTDVLRALTFTEEEHMDVQITNISLLDTLSRETIRDSLTDVLDKYQKMQVMHVHVRFQQHKEKLRGTPLIYSQIRVRTTDGQVAGSGEGYGAESAFRVALDKLERNVLEMKSYRSDEEYRGQLARKLNEL; this comes from the coding sequence ATGGATATTTCTGATATTGCGACCGAGGAGTTCATCGAAGTCGACGTGAAGACCCGGCTGGGGAAGGTCCGTTCCCTGTTCGAGCGGGAGAACCCGAAGGGCATCATCGTCACCCGGGATGGCGAGTACGACGCGGTTCTCACCGAGCGAGAGATCATCCAGTCGCACGTCGAGGACGACGCGAAGGTCGCGGCGCTGGTCAAGCCGAGCCGGAACGCACCGGCACCGAAGGTCGAGCGCTACGAGGACATTCGGGAGACGGCACGTGTCCTCGTCGAGGGTGGTGTGAAGGTAGCACCGGTGTTCGAGGGTGACAACCTCTGGGGCATCGTCACCGCGGACGCGATCCTCGAGGCTGTCATCGAAAACCTCGACGCGCTCGACGTCGGGCAGATCTACTCTGACGACCCCGTCACGGTGAACGACAGCGATGGCCTCGGGACGGTCGTCAACCTGCTCCGCGAGCACGGCATCTCGCGACTGCCGGTGCTGGACGACTCCGGCGGGCTCACCGGCGTCGTCACGACCCACGACGTCGCCGACGTCGTCATCCGCGGGATGACCAAGTCGACCCGGGGCGAGCGTGCCGGCGACACCGACCGGATGCTCGACATCCCGGTGTACGACATCATGACCAGTCCGGTCCAGACGACGACCCTCGGCGAGTCCGTCGAGGAGGCCGTCTCGCGAATGCTCGAGGACGACCTCGGTGGCCTGGTCGTCGTCGACCCGGAGGACGACGACCGGGTCGTCGGCGTGGTCACCAAGACCGACGTGCTGCGTGCGCTGACGTTCACCGAAGAGGAGCACATGGACGTCCAGATCACCAACATCTCGCTGCTGGACACGCTCTCGCGTGAGACGATCCGCGACTCGCTGACGGACGTGCTCGACAAGTACCAGAAGATGCAGGTGATGCACGTCCACGTCCGCTTCCAGCAGCACAAGGAGAAGCTCCGTGGCACGCCGCTGATCTACTCGCAGATCCGGGTGCGGACGACCGACGGGCAGGTCGCCGGCTCCGGCGAGGGCTACGGCGCGGAGAGCGCGTTCCGCGTCGCACTCGACAAGTTAGAGCGCAACGTCCTCGAGATGAAGAGCTACCGGTCCGACGAGGAGTACCGCGGCCAGCTCGCCCGGAAGCTCAACGAGCTGTAG
- the radB gene encoding DNA repair and recombination protein RadB, translating into MTESITTGYEPFDGLLGGGFDRGTVSQVYGPPAAGKTNVALVTAVETAANGGTVVYVDTEGLSLDRFEQVASARAERSDEELADITDRIVIEEALDFEEQEEAVRDVEGFAERADLVVVDSATGFYRLKRGEDGEAGDALRKVGRQVTHLLSLARRHEFAVLLTNQVFSDPDSDRTRALGGNTLEHWMGTVVRIDRFRGGNRRATLEKHRAKPAGESIQFEITDAGIAATEL; encoded by the coding sequence GTGACCGAGAGCATCACCACCGGGTACGAGCCGTTCGACGGGCTCCTCGGCGGCGGCTTCGATCGGGGGACCGTCTCGCAGGTGTACGGCCCACCGGCGGCCGGGAAGACCAACGTCGCGCTGGTGACCGCCGTCGAGACCGCCGCGAACGGCGGCACCGTCGTCTACGTCGACACCGAGGGCCTCTCGCTCGACCGGTTCGAGCAGGTCGCGAGCGCCCGCGCCGAGCGCTCCGACGAGGAGCTGGCCGACATCACGGACCGCATCGTGATCGAGGAGGCGCTCGACTTCGAGGAGCAGGAGGAGGCCGTCCGCGACGTCGAGGGGTTCGCCGAGCGCGCGGACCTCGTGGTGGTGGACTCAGCGACCGGCTTCTACCGGCTCAAGCGTGGCGAGGACGGCGAGGCCGGCGACGCGCTCCGGAAGGTCGGCAGACAGGTGACCCACCTGCTGTCGCTCGCGCGCCGGCACGAGTTCGCCGTGTTGCTGACCAACCAGGTGTTCAGCGACCCGGACAGCGACCGGACGCGGGCGCTGGGCGGCAACACGCTGGAGCACTGGATGGGCACCGTCGTCCGCATCGACCGCTTCCGCGGCGGGAACCGTCGGGCGACGCTGGAGAAACATCGAGCCAAACCCGCCGGTGAGTCGATACAGTTCGAGATAACGGACGCCGGCATCGCAGCGACCGAGCTGTGA
- a CDS encoding DUF21 domain-containing protein has product MVALPLVPLGIVAVVVLVCLSAFFSSSETAIFSLPVEQLTERATAGDGRAAQLAELREDPHRLLVTLLVGNNVVNVAISSITTAILVESFSTGVAVVLATVVASATVLVFGEIVPKSYGLGNALSWALRIARPLRVVELVLLPLVVVFDVATRRLSAAIGGKRGIEEQYVEEDGR; this is encoded by the coding sequence ATGGTCGCGCTTCCCCTCGTCCCGCTCGGCATCGTCGCGGTGGTCGTACTGGTCTGTCTGAGTGCCTTCTTCTCCTCCAGCGAGACCGCCATCTTCTCGCTCCCGGTCGAACAGCTGACCGAGCGCGCCACGGCGGGCGACGGGCGGGCCGCACAGCTCGCCGAGCTGCGCGAGGACCCCCACCGGCTGCTCGTGACGCTGCTCGTCGGCAACAACGTGGTGAACGTGGCGATATCGAGCATCACGACCGCGATCCTCGTGGAGTCGTTCTCGACGGGCGTCGCCGTGGTGCTGGCCACCGTCGTCGCGAGCGCGACGGTGCTCGTGTTCGGCGAGATCGTCCCGAAATCCTACGGGCTCGGGAACGCGCTGTCGTGGGCGCTCCGAATCGCCCGGCCGCTCCGCGTGGTGGAACTGGTGTTGCTCCCGCTCGTCGTCGTCTTCGACGTGGCGACGCGGCGGCTCAGCGCGGCGATCGGTGGCAAGAGGGGCATCGAGGAGCAGTACGTCGAGGAAGACGGACGATAG
- a CDS encoding PKD domain-containing protein — protein MSPSHSRRHVLRTAASALTTGGLASAALTGTGAADEGASPRNDTDEPPIAVHGAEAVPSGWDDRYRTIVGREVRFALARMTTMVVRPGGPRVDKCTWSIDGTVSLSGPAVTRTWTTTGTHEIGLTVAYSDGSVARRSLRVDVAEPNEAPLAVPDVYPARWFDDGVAVTAGEIVTYDATGSEDDDGQVVTATWDFDGYVVDGMVVEHEFRRTGPKTVTLSVTDDDGATAETELFVYVERPDR, from the coding sequence ATGTCCCCATCCCACAGCCGACGACACGTACTGCGTACAGCCGCCAGCGCCCTCACCACCGGTGGGCTCGCCAGCGCCGCCCTCACCGGGACCGGTGCCGCCGATGAAGGAGCATCCCCGCGGAACGACACAGACGAGCCACCGATCGCCGTCCACGGTGCCGAAGCCGTCCCGTCCGGGTGGGACGACCGCTACCGAACCATCGTCGGGCGCGAGGTCCGGTTCGCGCTCGCGCGGATGACGACGATGGTCGTCCGCCCGGGCGGCCCGCGCGTCGACAAGTGTACATGGTCCATCGACGGAACCGTCTCGCTGTCGGGGCCCGCGGTGACACGAACCTGGACGACGACGGGCACGCACGAGATCGGCCTCACCGTCGCCTACAGCGACGGAAGCGTCGCCCGGCGGAGCCTTCGGGTCGACGTGGCCGAACCGAACGAGGCTCCGCTCGCGGTCCCCGACGTGTATCCCGCTCGCTGGTTCGACGACGGCGTCGCGGTGACCGCCGGCGAGATCGTGACCTACGACGCGACCGGGAGCGAGGACGACGACGGCCAGGTCGTCACTGCGACCTGGGACTTCGATGGCTACGTCGTCGACGGGATGGTCGTCGAACACGAGTTCCGCCGGACCGGCCCCAAGACGGTCACGCTCTCCGTCACCGACGACGACGGCGCGACGGCCGAGACGGAGCTGTTCGTCTACGTGGAGCGCCCCGACCGCTGA
- the trpD gene encoding anthranilate phosphoribosyltransferase, with the protein MKEYIERVAEGEDLSQTEAREVAGHVFEDATDAQIGAMLSALRAKGETEAEIAGFAEGMRAAARTISPNRTPLVDTCGTGGDDYDTINVSTTSALVASGAGVPVAKHGNYSVSSSSGSADVLEVAGVDVAAEPAAVEAQIEDDGIGFMLATVFHPAMKAVIGPRQELGMRTVFNVLGPLTNPAGADAQVVGVYDPDLVPVLGRALARMDVERALVVHGSGMDEIAIHDETVVAEVTGSEVEEYTVTPEDLGIERAPVAAVAGGSPEENAADLEGILRGDVTGPKRDIILANAGAAIYVAGEVDTIEGGIERAREAIESGDAAARLADLQSAVAQ; encoded by the coding sequence ATGAAGGAATACATCGAACGTGTGGCCGAGGGGGAGGACCTGTCACAGACCGAGGCCCGCGAGGTCGCGGGCCACGTCTTCGAGGACGCGACCGACGCCCAGATCGGGGCGATGCTGTCGGCGCTCCGCGCGAAGGGCGAGACGGAGGCCGAGATAGCCGGCTTCGCCGAGGGGATGCGCGCGGCGGCACGGACCATCTCGCCGAACCGAACGCCGCTAGTGGACACCTGCGGCACCGGTGGTGACGACTACGACACCATCAACGTCTCCACGACCAGCGCACTCGTCGCCAGCGGCGCGGGCGTCCCCGTCGCCAAGCACGGCAACTACTCCGTCTCCTCGTCGTCGGGGAGCGCGGACGTGCTGGAGGTCGCGGGCGTCGACGTGGCCGCAGAGCCCGCCGCCGTCGAGGCCCAGATAGAGGACGACGGCATCGGCTTCATGCTCGCGACCGTGTTCCACCCCGCGATGAAGGCCGTCATCGGCCCGCGTCAGGAGCTCGGGATGCGGACGGTGTTCAACGTGCTCGGCCCGCTGACGAACCCCGCCGGCGCGGACGCGCAGGTCGTCGGCGTCTACGACCCCGACCTCGTTCCCGTGCTCGGCCGCGCGCTCGCCCGGATGGACGTCGAACGCGCACTGGTCGTCCACGGCTCCGGGATGGACGAGATCGCCATCCACGACGAGACGGTCGTCGCCGAGGTCACCGGCAGCGAGGTCGAGGAGTACACGGTCACGCCCGAGGACCTGGGCATCGAGCGCGCGCCCGTCGCCGCGGTCGCCGGTGGCTCGCCCGAGGAGAACGCCGCCGACCTCGAAGGCATCCTCCGCGGCGACGTGACCGGCCCGAAGCGGGACATCATCCTCGCCAACGCGGGCGCTGCCATCTACGTCGCCGGCGAGGTCGACACCATCGAGGGCGGCATCGAGCGCGCCCGCGAGGCCATCGAGTCGGGCGACGCCGCCGCCCGGCTGGCGGACCTCCAGTCGGCCGTCGCGCAATGA
- a CDS encoding lycopene cyclase domain-containing protein has product MLPDITVLGPWTYLATEVVFGTAALLLLLRADALARAGRTIAVLYPVAYVWDWYTLEVGVFSIPMRTGVELLWIPIEEHIFIVVVPALVLGIHENLRLRDERRD; this is encoded by the coding sequence ATGCTCCCGGACATCACCGTCCTCGGCCCGTGGACGTACCTCGCGACCGAGGTCGTCTTCGGCACCGCTGCACTCCTGTTGCTCCTCCGGGCCGACGCCCTCGCCCGCGCAGGCCGGACCATCGCCGTGCTCTACCCGGTCGCGTACGTCTGGGACTGGTACACGCTGGAGGTTGGCGTCTTCTCCATCCCCATGCGCACCGGCGTCGAACTGCTCTGGATCCCCATCGAGGAGCACATCTTCATCGTCGTCGTCCCCGCCCTCGTGCTCGGCATCCACGAGAACCTGCGGCTGCGGGACGAACGGCGGGACTGA
- a CDS encoding receiver/sensor box histidine kinase, whose translation MCPATGPERPTTLAVYRDAAGVLDGHLTGFDDAAVVRVATMDVLLEHVADGLDCVLCAGADATTVLDGTRADHRTPVVVVDEAGDAGLASRVSEHRNTLYVPAGRLAEADYDLGAAVRELIADWWAVTDSRRRFAALESAREGIGILDADGEYVYANRSYAAKYGYEPSDLLGEHWRVLYPSEEVTRFEEEILPTLEREGAWTGRAIGRRVDGEEFPEELSLARLDDGGHVCVLRDITDRQQREERLQVLDRVLRHNLRNKMCIVQGLVDDALRATADDAVREPLESAQQEASELLELAQKARTFHRLLDRARLDHAPVDLTEFVAGVVDSMSLPARAIEVEAADDGLAIEADPALLETVIQELVTVLVEASDADGPVTVSVGTAAPHGAAVRLSIPDASLSSAEFDVVERGEETPLYHGEGISLWFVRWATVLMGGRIEFDTEGVQLLLPRADSAAEEQALDET comes from the coding sequence ATGTGTCCAGCCACCGGTCCGGAGCGACCGACCACGTTGGCCGTCTACCGCGACGCGGCGGGCGTCCTCGATGGCCACCTGACCGGGTTCGACGACGCGGCCGTCGTGCGGGTCGCCACGATGGACGTGTTGCTCGAACACGTCGCCGACGGGCTGGACTGCGTGCTCTGCGCCGGTGCGGACGCGACTACCGTGCTCGACGGGACCCGCGCCGACCACCGGACGCCGGTGGTCGTGGTCGACGAGGCGGGCGACGCCGGGCTGGCGAGTCGCGTCTCGGAGCATCGGAACACGCTGTACGTGCCCGCCGGTCGGCTCGCGGAGGCCGACTACGACCTGGGAGCGGCGGTCCGCGAGCTGATTGCCGACTGGTGGGCGGTGACCGACAGCCGACGGCGGTTCGCCGCGCTGGAGTCCGCTCGGGAGGGCATCGGCATCCTCGACGCCGACGGCGAGTACGTGTACGCGAACCGGTCGTACGCGGCGAAGTACGGCTACGAACCGTCCGACCTCCTCGGTGAGCACTGGCGAGTGCTCTATCCGAGCGAGGAGGTGACCCGGTTCGAGGAGGAGATACTGCCCACGCTGGAGCGCGAGGGCGCGTGGACCGGGAGGGCGATCGGTCGCCGTGTCGACGGCGAGGAGTTCCCCGAGGAGCTCTCCCTGGCGAGGCTCGACGACGGGGGTCACGTCTGCGTGCTCCGGGACATCACCGACCGCCAGCAGCGCGAGGAGCGGCTGCAGGTGCTCGACAGGGTCCTCCGACACAACCTCCGGAACAAGATGTGTATTGTCCAGGGTCTCGTCGACGACGCGCTCCGCGCGACTGCCGACGACGCGGTCCGCGAACCGCTCGAGAGCGCACAGCAGGAGGCGTCGGAGCTGCTGGAACTCGCCCAGAAGGCACGGACGTTCCACCGGTTGCTCGACCGCGCTCGACTGGACCACGCGCCGGTCGACCTCACCGAGTTCGTCGCGGGCGTCGTCGACTCGATGTCGCTTCCGGCCCGGGCTATCGAGGTCGAGGCGGCCGACGACGGCCTCGCTATCGAGGCGGACCCGGCGCTGCTCGAGACGGTCATCCAGGAACTCGTCACCGTGCTCGTGGAGGCCAGCGACGCCGACGGACCGGTCACGGTGAGCGTCGGCACGGCGGCACCCCACGGGGCGGCAGTCCGGCTCTCCATCCCCGACGCGTCGCTGTCGTCCGCCGAGTTCGACGTCGTCGAGCGCGGCGAGGAGACGCCGCTGTACCACGGTGAAGGAATCAGTCTCTGGTTCGTGCGCTGGGCGACCGTGCTGATGGGCGGTCGCATCGAGTTCGACACGGAGGGCGTCCAGCTCTTGCTGCCGCGTGCCGACAGCGCGGCCGAGGAGCAGGCCCTCGACGAGACCTGA
- a CDS encoding phosphoribosylanthranilate isomerase, with the protein MTRVKVCGLTREEDVDTAVEAGADAIGFVVDVPVDSPREISAERATELVAHAPPFVTTVLVTMPDAPARTVSLVEQVEPDAVQIHSDLPPGDVAYLRSRVDARVVKHVDAAAPETAARYVDVVDALLVDSIGEDGGGGTGETHDWARTRAATADLDVPVVLAGGLTPENVAEAVATVDPFAVDVASGVEERGGVKDHDALAAFVAATRESQGYRPRTVEP; encoded by the coding sequence ATGACTCGCGTGAAGGTCTGCGGACTCACCCGCGAGGAAGACGTCGACACGGCCGTCGAGGCGGGCGCGGACGCCATCGGCTTCGTCGTCGACGTGCCGGTCGACTCCCCGCGAGAGATATCGGCCGAGCGCGCCACCGAGCTCGTCGCCCACGCACCGCCGTTCGTGACGACCGTACTGGTGACGATGCCCGACGCCCCGGCGCGCACCGTCTCCCTCGTCGAGCAGGTCGAGCCCGACGCGGTCCAGATACACAGCGACCTGCCGCCGGGCGACGTGGCGTACCTCCGGTCACGGGTCGATGCACGCGTCGTCAAGCACGTCGACGCGGCCGCACCGGAGACCGCAGCACGCTACGTCGACGTCGTCGACGCACTCCTCGTGGACTCCATCGGCGAGGACGGCGGTGGCGGCACCGGCGAGACGCACGACTGGGCCCGCACCAGGGCGGCGACCGCCGACCTCGACGTACCGGTCGTCCTCGCGGGCGGGCTCACACCCGAGAACGTCGCCGAGGCCGTCGCGACGGTCGACCCGTTCGCGGTCGACGTGGCCAGCGGTGTCGAGGAGCGCGGCGGCGTGAAGGACCACGACGCGCTCGCCGCGTTCGTCGCCGCCACGCGGGAGTCCCAGGGCTATCGACCGCGGACGGTGGAGCCATGA
- the trpG gene encoding anthranilate synthase component II, protein MTRVLFVDNFDSFTYNLVEYVESSLLDSDAEPETLVLRNTASLDEIRAFDPDALVVSPGPGHPKNERDVGVTPEVFREVSPDVPTFGVCLGLEAAVYAYGGSVGRAPDPVHGKAWPVDHDGTGVFAGIEQGFSAGRYHSLVAETVPDCFAVTATADHAGADGTERLVMGVRHREHPIECVQFHPESVLTGRGHDVVDNFLGLVADARGG, encoded by the coding sequence ATGACCCGCGTGCTGTTCGTCGACAACTTCGACTCGTTCACCTACAACCTCGTGGAGTACGTCGAGTCGTCGCTGCTCGATTCGGACGCGGAGCCCGAAACGCTCGTCCTGCGGAACACGGCGAGTCTCGACGAGATACGGGCGTTCGACCCCGACGCCCTCGTCGTCTCGCCCGGCCCCGGCCACCCGAAGAACGAGCGCGACGTGGGCGTCACGCCCGAGGTGTTCCGCGAGGTGAGTCCCGACGTGCCGACGTTCGGGGTCTGCCTCGGGCTGGAGGCAGCCGTCTACGCCTACGGCGGCAGCGTGGGGCGCGCGCCCGACCCCGTCCACGGGAAGGCGTGGCCGGTCGACCACGACGGGACGGGCGTGTTCGCCGGCATCGAGCAGGGCTTCTCGGCGGGGCGCTACCACTCGCTGGTCGCCGAGACGGTACCCGACTGCTTCGCCGTGACCGCGACGGCCGACCACGCGGGCGCGGACGGCACCGAACGGCTCGTCATGGGCGTGCGCCACCGCGAACATCCCATCGAGTGCGTGCAGTTCCACCCGGAGTCGGTGCTCACGGGCAGGGGACACGACGTGGTGGACAACTTCCTCGGGCTGGTCGCCGACGCGCGCGGGGGCTGA